DNA from Candidatus Thorarchaeota archaeon:
TACTGAAACGGATACGGTGATGGTTTCTGTTATAGATACTACTGCACCTGCAATCGATCCAGTAGTTGACATCCAATACGAGCTCGGTTCAACAGGCAATACAATCAACTGGAATGCTTCGGACTTGGACCCGTCGTCCTATGAGATACATGTGGATGGCAGTATTGTTCTAGACTCGTCCTGGAATGGCTCCAACGTAGAGTATGGTGTCGATGGTCTCTCACTTGGTTCACACAGTGTCATGATTGTCGTCCATGACTCTAGTGGCAATTATGCAAGTGATACCGTCATTATCTCTGTGACAGACACTATTGCCCCCACCATCGATTCGCCAGCAGATGTGGAATACGAACTGGGCTCGACAGGGAATTCAATAAGCTGGGTGGTTTCTGACTTGGATTCTGAGACATACAACATACACAGGAATGGCATACTAATCACAAGCGAATCTTGGGACGGTTCGAATATCGAATACAACGTCGATGGTCTTTCAGTTGGAGGGTACAACTTCACACTGTCTGTCTATGATGGTACAGGTAACAAGGCCAGCGATACAGTCACCGTTGATGTAATCGACACGGTTGTTCCTATCATCAGCTCTCCTGAAGACATCATATACGAAGTGGGTACAACCGGCCATAGTATTTCTTGGAATGTTAGCGATGTAGGAACAGTGACATACTCGGTGTTGAGAAACGGGACAGCTCTGTATGACGGAAGTTGGAACGGGTCGGATATTGTGGTGGATGTCGACTCACTCGCGCCGGGCATATACAACTTCTCTTTAATCGTTACAGATGAAGGAGATAATCAGGCAAGGGATTCAGTACTAGTGTCTGTGCTCCCCGAAACTGATACGACAACGACTACAACCACTACCACCACAACCGACACAACATCAACAACAACCACGGGAACAACACCGCCACCAGGTCCGAACCCGATGATGATAGCCTTGGCAGCAGGTGTTGCTATAGCAGGAATCGCCCTGATAGTGGTACTCTTCATTGTTCCGAGAATGAAACTGGAAGGGCGATTGTAGATTCGCATGACCAATCAGAACAGAAACAAGTGATTTCATACGCCAATGTTAGGTCGGTCTGAATGGCTAGCTGATACCTCGTGAGGGGGGTATTTCGTATAGAGGGTTTTCGCGATTCGAGTAAAGGCTTTGCTCACGTTATACCCCGTCTTGGCGCTTGTTTCATAGAATGGCCAATTGATTTCACTTGCGTACCGTCTTCCATCCAGGGAGTTGACTTCACGTTCATCGTCTAAGTCAGATTTATTTCCGAATACCATTCCAAGCTTGCTATCTGAACCAAAATCGGGTACAGAATCGATGAGGCCTTCATACCAGTGTTCAAGTCTGTCAAAACTTCGTTGATCAGAAATATCGTAAACCAAACATGCGAAATGTGCTCCCTGATAGTATTTTGAGCGTAGCTCATCAAAATCAGCTTGGCCGCCCAAGTCAATCGCTGTAAGAATCACAGGTGTTATTTCCTCGATGTTGAAAGCTACGGCACTCAAGTCGACACCAACAGTTGCGGTATATTCTTCATCGAA
Protein-coding regions in this window:
- a CDS encoding GTP-binding protein; the protein is MSTKQSSVPVYKVILIGDASVGKSSLIRRLLLDEFDEEYTATVGVDLSAVAFNIEEITPVILTAIDLGGQADFDELRSKYYQGAHFACLVYDISDQRSFDRLEHWYEGLIDSVPDFGSDSKLGMVFGNKSDLDDEREVNSLDGRRYASEINWPFYETSAKTGYNVSKAFTRIAKTLYTKYPPHEVSASHSDRPNIGV